In Pedobacter heparinus DSM 2366, the following are encoded in one genomic region:
- a CDS encoding phage holin family protein has product MMQENKEKNIEELYEDAKSYIDTRVEYTRLYLVEKVSKIFADIVTNAAVVICFILAFLFGTFTLALFLSDVLGSYARGFGCVAVIYILLALIVYYTKEKYIEKAIINFTIRNYFNKLADKDEEDEQKI; this is encoded by the coding sequence ATGATGCAGGAAAATAAAGAAAAGAATATTGAAGAGCTATACGAAGATGCTAAAAGCTATATTGATACCCGGGTAGAGTATACCAGGTTGTATCTGGTAGAAAAGGTATCGAAGATATTTGCTGACATTGTGACCAATGCAGCTGTGGTCATCTGTTTTATTCTGGCCTTCCTGTTCGGTACGTTTACGCTTGCCTTATTTTTATCGGATGTGCTGGGCAGTTATGCCAGGGGCTTTGGCTGTGTGGCTGTTATTTATATACTGCTGGCACTTATTGTGTATTATACCAAGGAGAAGTACATAGAGAAGGCCATTATTAATTTTACGATCAGAAACTACTTTAACAAACTGGCAGATAAGGATGAAGAAGATGAACAGAAGATATAA
- a CDS encoding glutamine--tRNA ligase/YqeY domain fusion protein — MSEERSLNFIEEIIENDLNTGKYEKLITRFPPEPNGYLHIGHAKAICLNFGLTKKYGGYTNLRFDDTNPVTEKTEYVNSQQADIQWLGFEWKNIHYTSDYFDTLYEYAVKLIHKGLAYVDDSTADEIALLKGTPTEPGKDSPYRSRSIEENLELFTRMKNGEFQDGACTLRAKIDMASPNMIMRDPIIYRIKHAAHHRTGDKWCIYPMYDFAHGQSDSIEHITHSLCSLEYVSHRELYDWCIEKLEIYPSKQYEFARLNLSYTVMSKRKLLQLVNEGVVSGWDDPRMPTISGLKRRGYTPESIREFCERIGVAKRENLIELGLLEFCIREHLNKTATRVMAVMDPIKLVITNYPEGKNEILIGENNPEAEDKGGNREIPFSNELWIEREDFMEEPAKKWFRLAPGAMVRLKHAYIVKCEDFVKDETGKVTEIHCTYFPESKSGEDTSGINVKGTIHWVSTKHAKSAEIRMYDRLFSVESPDTEEGDFKDYLNPNSIEVIKRAYIEPYLSTASQDARYQFIRKGYYCLDKDSTTAHLVFNRTVSLKDAWAKGNK, encoded by the coding sequence ATGAGTGAGGAAAGATCATTGAACTTTATTGAAGAGATCATTGAGAACGATTTAAATACCGGAAAATACGAAAAACTGATTACCCGTTTTCCACCGGAGCCTAATGGGTATTTACACATTGGCCACGCCAAAGCAATCTGCTTAAACTTTGGTTTAACCAAAAAATATGGCGGCTATACCAACCTTCGGTTCGACGATACGAACCCTGTTACCGAGAAAACAGAATATGTAAACAGTCAGCAGGCCGACATCCAGTGGCTGGGCTTCGAATGGAAAAACATTCATTATACTTCTGATTATTTTGATACCCTTTATGAATACGCAGTTAAACTGATCCATAAAGGCCTTGCTTATGTAGATGACAGTACAGCAGACGAAATTGCCCTGCTAAAAGGCACGCCCACAGAACCCGGCAAAGATAGTCCCTATCGCAGCCGCAGCATTGAAGAAAACCTGGAGCTGTTTACCCGCATGAAGAATGGCGAATTTCAGGATGGCGCCTGCACCTTAAGGGCTAAAATTGATATGGCCAGTCCGAATATGATCATGCGCGACCCGATCATTTACCGCATTAAACATGCTGCACATCACCGTACGGGAGACAAGTGGTGCATTTACCCGATGTACGATTTTGCACACGGACAAAGCGACAGCATCGAGCACATCACCCATTCTCTATGCTCCCTTGAGTACGTTTCGCACCGGGAACTGTACGATTGGTGCATAGAAAAACTGGAAATCTATCCTTCCAAACAATATGAATTTGCCCGCTTAAACCTTTCTTATACCGTAATGAGCAAGCGTAAACTGCTGCAGCTGGTTAATGAAGGCGTGGTGAGCGGCTGGGATGACCCCCGCATGCCAACCATAAGTGGCTTAAAGCGCAGGGGTTATACCCCGGAAAGTATCCGTGAATTTTGCGAACGCATTGGTGTAGCCAAAAGGGAAAACCTGATTGAACTTGGCCTGCTGGAGTTTTGTATCAGGGAACACCTGAATAAAACGGCCACACGTGTTATGGCTGTTATGGATCCGATCAAACTGGTCATTACCAATTATCCGGAAGGTAAAAATGAAATCCTGATCGGCGAAAATAATCCTGAAGCTGAAGATAAAGGTGGCAACAGGGAAATCCCTTTCAGCAATGAACTTTGGATTGAACGGGAAGACTTCATGGAAGAACCCGCTAAAAAATGGTTCAGGCTAGCCCCAGGGGCAATGGTAAGACTGAAACACGCTTATATTGTAAAATGCGAAGATTTTGTAAAAGACGAAACCGGCAAGGTAACCGAAATACACTGTACCTATTTCCCTGAATCTAAAAGCGGGGAAGATACCAGTGGCATCAATGTAAAGGGAACCATCCACTGGGTAAGCACCAAACATGCAAAAAGCGCAGAGATCAGGATGTACGACCGCCTGTTCAGTGTGGAATCTCCTGACACTGAAGAAGGCGATTTTAAAGACTACCTGAACCCGAACAGCATTGAGGTAATCAAACGGGCCTATATAGAGCCCTAC
- a CDS encoding AI-2E family transporter: MSIFTYKQRNNINLVIIIALGCLIAYSLQGIFGSILSTLVLFTILRPAFIYMVDVKGYNKNFSALLLLVVSVVVIILPFYTLSAMVINKIAELQNDPIYFKNLLFKLKHLIPVGDDVQRLIEEGLKKAGTWATELFPSLISGAFNIVLGLLLMYFLLYFMLVDRERFENALIKYAPFRAQNAQRFAEEMRNTTYANVLGQGFIAMVQGSLLSLCFFVLGYTDPVFWGVITTFISFVPLLGPPVIFVPAALIQIANGNNFAGWAMLIFGFVVIINIDNVLRFMIAKKVGNIHPIITVIGVVIGVPLFGILGLVFGPLLLSYFILLIKIYETSAMASERLERIKTISEHDEL, from the coding sequence ATGTCGATATTTACGTATAAACAGCGCAATAATATCAACCTTGTTATTATTATAGCATTGGGCTGTTTGATTGCGTACTCCCTGCAGGGAATTTTTGGTTCAATCCTGAGTACATTGGTTTTGTTTACCATTTTAAGGCCTGCATTTATCTATATGGTTGATGTTAAGGGCTACAATAAAAATTTTTCTGCCCTTTTGCTGCTTGTTGTTTCTGTTGTGGTGATCATCCTCCCGTTCTATACCTTAAGTGCGATGGTGATCAATAAGATTGCTGAGCTGCAAAATGACCCCATCTATTTTAAGAACCTTCTTTTCAAGTTGAAACATCTGATCCCGGTGGGCGATGACGTTCAGCGGCTGATTGAAGAGGGTTTAAAAAAGGCAGGTACCTGGGCTACTGAACTGTTTCCTTCACTGATATCGGGAGCGTTTAACATCGTGCTGGGCCTGTTGCTCATGTACTTTTTGCTATACTTTATGCTGGTTGACCGGGAGCGCTTTGAAAATGCATTGATCAAATACGCGCCGTTCAGGGCACAGAATGCCCAACGTTTTGCTGAAGAAATGCGCAATACAACTTATGCAAATGTTTTGGGGCAAGGGTTTATTGCCATGGTGCAGGGCTCGTTGCTGAGCTTGTGCTTTTTTGTGCTCGGGTATACCGATCCTGTATTCTGGGGTGTAATCACTACTTTTATCTCTTTTGTCCCGTTATTGGGACCACCTGTAATTTTTGTCCCTGCCGCTTTAATACAAATAGCAAATGGCAATAATTTTGCAGGCTGGGCCATGCTCATATTTGGTTTTGTGGTAATTATAAACATTGACAATGTGCTGAGGTTTATGATTGCAAAAAAAGTTGGCAACATTCATCCCATCATTACGGTAATTGGCGTAGTTATTGGTGTGCCTTTATTCGGAATATTAGGACTGGTATTCGGTCCGCTATTGTTATCGTATTTCATATTATTGATTAAAATATACGAAACAAGCGCTATGGCTTCTGAAAGATTGGAAAGAATTAAAACAATTTCTGAGCACGATGAGTTATAA
- a CDS encoding cobalamin B12-binding domain-containing protein, translated as MSNALNRPIRVLVAKVGLDGHDRGAKVIATSLRDAGMEVIYTGLRQTPEMVVNTALQEDVDAIGISILSGAHMTVFPKIVELMKQKKVTDVLLTGGGIIPEGDMKKLKEIGVGELFAPGTTMESIVNYIRNWVTENRNF; from the coding sequence ATGAGCAATGCATTAAACAGGCCTATCCGGGTTTTAGTGGCCAAGGTTGGATTGGACGGTCATGACAGGGGGGCAAAAGTTATTGCAACTTCCTTAAGGGATGCAGGCATGGAGGTGATCTATACCGGCTTGCGCCAAACGCCAGAGATGGTGGTAAACACTGCATTACAGGAAGATGTTGACGCCATAGGAATTTCGATTTTATCGGGCGCCCACATGACGGTATTTCCAAAGATCGTTGAGCTCATGAAGCAGAAAAAGGTAACAGACGTATTGCTTACCGGTGGTGGAATTATTCCGGAGGGAGATATGAAAAAGCTTAAAGAGATTGGCGTAGGGGAGTTGTTTGCCCCAGGAACAACTATGGAAAGTATCGTTAACTATATCAGGAACTGGGTAACCGAAAACAGAAATTTTTAG
- a CDS encoding YtxH domain-containing protein: MNDNSKVLVGLLVGLAAGAALGLLFAPEKGSETRDRLSQSLKDLGDSIKDKAADEINNLSNLKDKVVSSVKSKLRQSEEEFIDDDLEHA, from the coding sequence ATGAATGATAATTCAAAAGTATTGGTTGGATTGTTGGTAGGTTTGGCTGCCGGTGCCGCATTGGGTTTATTGTTTGCTCCGGAAAAGGGTAGTGAAACAAGAGATAGATTGAGCCAGTCGTTAAAGGATCTGGGCGATTCTATAAAAGATAAGGCTGCAGATGAGATCAATAACCTGAGTAATTTAAAAGACAAAGTTGTTAGCTCTGTTAAAAGTAAACTCCGTCAATCTGAAGAAGAATTTATTGACGACGATTTGGAACACGCTTAA
- a CDS encoding enoyl-CoA hydratase/isomerase family protein: MTYQHILSVLKEQVLYVTINREQKLNALNKETLAELAHVIEYAAGNDEIRGVLLTGAGEKAFVAGADISEFSDYNAAQGEALARNGQEHVFDAIEKCPKPVVAAINGFALGGGLELAMACHIRVASENARLGLPETSLGLIPGYGGTQRLTQLVGKGRALEMIATADMISAEQAERIGLVNYVVPQAELIAKAASIFAKIKLRAPLAIAAAIKAVNAAHTFDVNGFETEIEEFGKCFNTQDFKEGTGAFLEKRKPLFIGK; encoded by the coding sequence ATGACTTATCAGCACATTTTATCCGTATTAAAAGAACAGGTATTGTATGTCACCATTAACAGGGAGCAAAAGTTAAATGCCTTAAATAAAGAAACATTGGCCGAACTGGCCCATGTGATTGAATATGCAGCCGGAAATGATGAAATAAGAGGGGTTTTGCTGACAGGTGCCGGAGAAAAGGCATTTGTAGCCGGAGCTGATATTTCGGAGTTTTCTGATTACAATGCTGCGCAGGGAGAAGCGCTGGCCAGAAATGGGCAGGAGCATGTTTTTGATGCGATAGAAAAATGCCCTAAGCCGGTTGTTGCTGCTATTAATGGTTTTGCCCTGGGCGGGGGGCTGGAGCTGGCCATGGCCTGTCACATCCGTGTGGCTTCGGAAAATGCCAGATTGGGCTTACCAGAGACCTCTTTGGGCCTGATTCCGGGTTATGGGGGAACGCAGCGGTTAACCCAATTGGTAGGGAAAGGGCGGGCCCTGGAAATGATTGCCACTGCCGATATGATCTCTGCAGAACAGGCAGAAAGAATTGGCCTGGTAAATTATGTAGTTCCACAGGCAGAACTGATTGCCAAAGCAGCATCTATTTTTGCTAAAATTAAATTGCGTGCTCCCCTGGCCATAGCTGCTGCAATAAAAGCTGTCAACGCCGCACATACTTTTGATGTAAACGGCTTTGAAACGGAGATTGAAGAATTTGGAAAGTGTTTTAACACCCAGGATTTCAAGGAAGGGACAGGTGCTTTTTTAGAAAAGAGAAAACCCCTGTTTATCGGGAAATAG
- a CDS encoding sigma-54-dependent transcriptional regulator: MRKILIVDDEINIGILLSKFLTRNSFSVSTATSGVSAMEYLAKEYYDLVLCDYRLEDTDGKEMLIKIKEKYPRTGVIIITGYSDIKLAVELIKLGAYDYITKPLYPDEILNTINKSIETQMALNDAALPEVSEAPKQRAQKQQLYNQTDNFVAGQSNASRHLLKQIQLVAPTSYSVILTGESGTGKESVAKAIHLNSPRKDNPFVAMDCGSLTKELAGSEFFGHEKGSFTGALYTKIGHFEMANGGTLFLDEVGNLSYDIQAALLRTVQERKIKRIGSTKEIDLDVRIIVATNENLANAIQKGKFREDLYHRFNEFSIDLPPLSQRGRDILIFANTFLEVANQELGRSVQGFSQEVEDCFLTYNWPGNVRELKNVIRRATLLTENQEIQLKALPLEISTYARANAIENTMSRNERPRDLKNAALEAEYDAILKVLREVNFNKTKAAKILNIDRKTLYNKMRAINLEK; this comes from the coding sequence ATGAGAAAAATATTAATTGTTGATGATGAAATAAATATTGGGATACTATTATCTAAATTTTTAACGCGAAATTCTTTTAGTGTGTCGACGGCTACAAGTGGTGTTTCGGCGATGGAATATCTGGCTAAAGAGTATTATGATCTGGTTTTATGCGATTATCGTCTGGAAGATACAGATGGCAAGGAAATGCTGATCAAAATAAAAGAGAAATATCCAAGAACAGGAGTGATCATCATCACAGGCTACTCTGATATTAAGCTTGCGGTAGAACTGATCAAGCTGGGCGCTTACGATTACATTACCAAGCCCCTTTATCCGGACGAGATCCTGAATACGATCAATAAATCTATTGAAACGCAGATGGCGCTGAATGATGCAGCCTTGCCAGAGGTTTCTGAAGCGCCTAAACAGCGTGCCCAGAAACAACAGCTGTACAACCAGACGGATAACTTTGTTGCTGGCCAGAGCAATGCTTCGAGGCATTTGCTAAAACAGATCCAATTGGTGGCACCAACTTCTTACAGTGTAATTTTGACTGGAGAAAGTGGTACAGGTAAGGAATCTGTGGCAAAGGCCATCCATTTGAACAGTCCGAGAAAAGACAATCCATTTGTGGCGATGGATTGCGGATCCCTGACCAAGGAGCTTGCCGGAAGCGAGTTTTTCGGACATGAAAAAGGTTCTTTTACAGGAGCCTTATATACCAAGATCGGCCATTTTGAAATGGCGAATGGCGGTACGCTGTTTCTGGATGAGGTTGGAAACCTTTCTTACGACATACAGGCAGCTTTACTGAGGACTGTACAGGAACGCAAAATAAAACGTATTGGCAGTACTAAAGAAATTGACCTGGATGTTCGCATCATTGTGGCGACCAACGAGAACCTTGCCAATGCCATTCAAAAAGGGAAGTTCAGGGAGGATCTGTACCATCGCTTTAATGAATTCTCTATCGACCTTCCTCCGCTGAGCCAGCGTGGAAGGGATATCCTGATTTTTGCCAATACCTTTCTGGAAGTGGCCAATCAGGAACTGGGCAGGAGTGTACAGGGTTTTTCGCAGGAAGTTGAAGATTGTTTTCTGACCTATAACTGGCCAGGTAATGTAAGGGAACTGAAAAATGTGATCAGAAGGGCTACCTTGCTTACTGAAAATCAGGAAATTCAGCTAAAGGCCCTTCCACTTGAAATTTCTACTTATGCCAGGGCAAATGCCATAGAAAATACCATGTCGCGCAATGAACGGCCAAGGGATTTAAAAAACGCAGCTTTAGAAGCGGAGTACGATGCCATTTTAAAGGTTTTGAGGGAAGTGAATTTTAATAAGACCAAGGCTGCAAAAATCCTGAATATAGACCGTAAAACACTATACAATAAAATGAGGGCCATAAACCTGGAAAAATAG